One window of the Peptacetobacter hiranonis genome contains the following:
- a CDS encoding ABC transporter ATP-binding protein encodes MLKLQNIKKSFDGKEVLKDISIEVGDGEIVSILGPSGCGKTTLLNIILGLTNPDSGEINFNGEDITRVPMEKRGFNIVFQDYALFPNLNAYQNITYGLKNKPGISTQEEIDDFINLLGLKEHLNKKIEQLSGGQKQRVALARTLVMKPKILLLDEPLSALDGVIKESIKERIKTIAKEFNLTIIIVTHDPEEALTLSDKVLIINQGKISQYGNPENIINEPGNNFVKEFILNQLEIKRNNILNLFNMANQISAVEGAM; translated from the coding sequence ATGTTAAAACTACAAAATATAAAGAAAAGTTTCGATGGAAAAGAAGTATTAAAAGATATAAGCATAGAAGTTGGTGATGGTGAAATAGTTTCTATACTAGGTCCATCAGGATGCGGTAAAACAACATTATTAAATATAATTTTAGGACTTACAAATCCAGACTCAGGAGAAATAAACTTCAACGGAGAGGATATAACAAGAGTTCCTATGGAAAAAAGAGGATTCAATATAGTGTTCCAGGATTACGCATTATTCCCAAATTTAAATGCTTATCAGAACATAACATACGGACTAAAAAATAAGCCGGGAATATCTACTCAGGAAGAGATAGATGACTTTATAAATCTACTTGGATTAAAAGAACATTTAAATAAAAAAATAGAGCAGCTATCAGGTGGTCAGAAACAGAGGGTTGCACTTGCGAGAACTCTTGTAATGAAGCCAAAAATACTTTTACTAGATGAACCACTTAGCGCACTTGACGGTGTAATAAAAGAGTCTATAAAAGAACGTATAAAAACAATAGCTAAAGAATTTAACCTAACAATAATAATAGTAACACACGATCCAGAAGAGGCATTAACTCTATCAGACAAAGTTCTTATAATAAATCAGGGAAAAATATCTCAGTATGGAAACCCAGAAAATATAATAAACGAACCAGGCAACAATTTTGTAAAAGAATTCATACTTAATCAGCTTGAAATAAAGAGAAACAACATATTAAATCTATTTAATATGGCAAATCAAATATCTGCCGTAGAAGGAGCGATGTAG
- a CDS encoding MurR/RpiR family transcriptional regulator, protein MEREELLFRIATKYMALSKSEKKVADFIKNFNGKAEKLTMKKVAKEAGVSEPSIMRFSKSIGLDGFNELKYCLMKTKKDDEGTMKPLHGFDINREDTIDMIPGKIVMTVENQINSMLESISLKSYSDMINCIINAKNVDIYSVENSVSSANDLATKLLYLGINVKMYTDSYLQKISAYNLTSEDVAIGISYSGNSKDTVEMIKTAKKRGATTVVITNYKDSKIVKYADILICTSSDQMLYGDAIFSRAIQLVINDMIYMGIIHSDYDKYIEILNKNEKAIRNRGY, encoded by the coding sequence ATGGAAAGAGAAGAACTCCTTTTTCGTATAGCGACAAAATATATGGCACTTAGCAAATCTGAGAAAAAGGTTGCTGATTTTATAAAGAATTTCAATGGAAAAGCAGAAAAACTTACAATGAAAAAAGTAGCTAAAGAAGCAGGTGTAAGTGAGCCATCTATAATGAGATTTTCAAAATCAATAGGTTTAGATGGATTTAATGAATTAAAATATTGCCTTATGAAAACTAAAAAAGACGATGAGGGTACTATGAAGCCACTGCATGGCTTTGATATAAATAGAGAAGATACAATTGATATGATTCCAGGAAAAATTGTAATGACTGTAGAAAATCAAATTAATAGTATGCTCGAGTCGATATCATTAAAAAGCTATTCGGATATGATAAATTGCATAATAAACGCTAAAAATGTCGATATATATAGTGTTGAGAACTCTGTATCATCTGCAAATGATTTAGCTACAAAGCTGCTTTATCTTGGAATAAATGTAAAAATGTACACAGACTCATACTTACAGAAGATAAGTGCATATAATCTTACTAGTGAAGATGTTGCTATAGGAATATCTTATTCTGGAAATTCTAAGGACACAGTTGAAATGATAAAAACAGCTAAAAAAAGAGGAGCTACAACTGTTGTAATAACAAATTATAAAGATAGCAAAATAGTTAAATACGCAGATATATTGATATGTACTAGTAGTGATCAGATGCTTTATGGAGATGCAATATTCTCTAGAGCTATACAACTTGTAATAAACGATATGATTTATATGGGAATAATACACAGCGATTACGATAAATACATAGAAATCCTAAATAAGAATGAAAAAGCAATAAGAAACAGAGGATATTAA